The genomic segment CTAACCGTATCGGGAGTTCTAGACCTATGACGCTGACAGTCAACACCAACGTGCTTTCTCTGAACGCCCAGCGCAACCTCCAGTCATCCGCGGGATTGCTGGGGCAGGCGCTCGAGCGACTTTCCTCCGGCCTGCGCATCAACAGCGCGAAGGACGATGCCGCTGGCTTGGCGATTGCCGAGCGTCTGACCACGCAGATTCGTGGCCTGAACCAAGCCGTACGCAATGCCAACGACGGCATCTCGCTCTCGCAAACTACCGAAGGGGCGCTGTCCGAGGTGGTCAGCAACCTCCAGCGAATCCGCGAGCTCGCGGTGCAGTCGGCCAATGGTACTAACTCCGCCGAAGACCGCGCCGCGCTTGACTCGGAAGTGCAGCAGCGCTTGCAGGAGATCGATCGCATTGCCCAGCAGACCACCTTCAACGGCCTGAACGTGCTTGACGGCACCTTCGGCACGGCCACGTTCCAGGTCGGACCTGAAGTGGGTGACAACATCGCCCTTGATCTTAGTGCGAGCGCGCGCATCAACTCTCTTGGGCGGATCGCGCAGGCAACTGGTGGTGCCGCGGTGGATGCCAACGCCATCGCCACGGGCGAAGTCACCGTAAACGGCGTGGAGATCGCCGCCTCGACCGATTTCGCCGGCATCTCAGCCGGCCAGAGTGCCGACAGTGCCTTCGCCAAGGCGAATGCAATCAACTCCAGCGGCGTCTCTGGCGTGACCGCGCAGGCCATCAGTGCCACCGTCGCCGCCGACAACGCCGGTGGTGTGGTGCTGGTAGATCCCGCCGATACCTACACCTTCGAGATCAACGGCGTCACCGTGATCAACGAGAGCGGCGCAGTCACGCTCACGCTAGATGACGTGGTGGAGACGATCAACGGCGTCACCGGCGAGACTGGCGT from the Pseudomonadota bacterium genome contains:
- a CDS encoding flagellin, which gives rise to MTLTVNTNVLSLNAQRNLQSSAGLLGQALERLSSGLRINSAKDDAAGLAIAERLTTQIRGLNQAVRNANDGISLSQTTEGALSEVVSNLQRIRELAVQSANGTNSAEDRAALDSEVQQRLQEIDRIAQQTTFNGLNVLDGTFGTATFQVGPEVGDNIALDLSASARINSLGRIAQATGGAAVDANAIATGEVTVNGVEIAASTDFAGISAGQSADSAFAKANAINSSGVSGVTAQAISATVAADNAGGVVLVDPADTYTFEINGVTVINESGAVTLTLDDVVETINGVTGETGVTATNNAGTIELTAEDGRNITTEATLVDANTNATVFFDDDAGTAAVARGSVQLTSPVGAIAVVDANNRTGIGSTTIQLDNSSLIDVDVTTVTNAEETLNRVDAALDVINNTRGDLGAVQNRLESTIINLSNVVVNLEASRGRITDADFAAETAKLTRAQILQQAGISVASQANAAPQSVLGLLQG